One Agrococcus jenensis genomic region harbors:
- a CDS encoding ATP-binding protein translates to MSDGGRARIRTPDQRLRVFVSSTLRELEAERRAVRGAIERLRLAPVMFELGARPHPPRDLYRAYLEQSDVFVGIYAERYGWVAPGEDVSGLEDEYRLVRPSMPRLIYLREGATREPRLDELIERIQADDTASYKTYRSPDDLAELVEADLATLLAERFDAAVARPVPTPDASVPAALDLLAARIPSPYTRLIGREREVRDTLALLADPGTRLVTLLGPGGIGKSRLAIAVAEAAAQDGDRFPDGAAFVPLENVLEPALLLPAIGAAIGVRDTGELPLEERLAIALRGRRMLFVLDNFEQLVTAAPIVVRLFTIAPDASFLVTSRAVLRVRGERVVEVPPLATHDPASPDSIARARSSPAVELLVERAHAVKPDFEVTAANVEAIVGICRVLEGIPLAIELAAARMRVLTPAGILQRLDHQLPLLVDASRDLPPRQRTLRSTIEWSTGLLTEPERRVLRDLSVFSPGFTLESIEALGEARGWDADVMVVLETLVDSSLLRQEDMGGEPVFSMLATVREHGVERLREAGDEQAARDAHAAVYLELARREGRGLGFSQQVGAVARLNLERGNLRTAVRHLTSGGDVETAADMAWRLFLYWWVGEFLIEVAMWMDEVVASPPGAVSPRATAIATFYVSWRDMWLAPSHEIPTALLGAAQAFADSGDELGATMAVATAGLAEINTADPDIPQASAWLQDGARRFRELGAGWGESLALVALGRISVLTGDLEAATADFRRAVEAAVGSGDRFTASVATHHLGRALLLTGARDDAEPLFLDAVATSVGLRHEEGIAYGLEGLAAVAAARDDVDRAGVLAGAAAAIRARTAVFDAPAFVFHTRYLDELAERGHAERLRAAEQRGRDYGAFEAAEYALTGGAAAGS, encoded by the coding sequence GTGAGCGACGGCGGCCGGGCGCGCATCCGGACTCCCGACCAGCGCCTGCGCGTCTTCGTCTCGTCGACGCTGCGCGAGCTCGAGGCCGAGCGGCGAGCGGTGCGCGGCGCGATCGAGCGGCTGCGGCTCGCGCCCGTCATGTTCGAGCTCGGCGCGAGGCCGCACCCGCCCCGGGACCTCTACCGCGCCTACCTCGAGCAGAGCGACGTCTTCGTCGGCATCTACGCCGAGCGCTACGGGTGGGTCGCGCCGGGCGAGGACGTCTCGGGCCTCGAGGACGAGTACCGGCTCGTGCGGCCGTCGATGCCCCGGCTCATCTACCTGCGCGAGGGCGCGACGCGGGAGCCGCGCCTCGACGAGCTGATCGAGCGCATCCAGGCGGATGACACGGCCTCCTACAAGACGTACCGCTCGCCGGACGACCTCGCCGAGCTCGTCGAGGCCGACCTCGCCACGCTGCTCGCCGAGCGGTTCGACGCCGCCGTCGCCCGCCCGGTGCCCACGCCCGACGCCTCGGTCCCCGCAGCGCTCGACCTGCTCGCGGCCCGCATCCCCTCCCCGTACACGCGGCTCATCGGCCGGGAGCGCGAGGTCCGGGACACGCTCGCGCTGCTCGCCGACCCCGGCACCCGGCTCGTGACGCTGCTGGGACCCGGCGGCATCGGCAAGAGCCGGCTCGCGATCGCCGTGGCCGAGGCCGCCGCGCAGGACGGCGATCGCTTCCCCGACGGCGCCGCGTTCGTGCCGCTCGAGAACGTGCTCGAGCCCGCATTGCTGCTGCCCGCGATCGGCGCGGCCATCGGCGTGCGCGACACCGGCGAGCTGCCGCTCGAGGAGCGGCTCGCCATCGCGCTGCGCGGGCGCCGCATGCTGTTCGTGCTCGACAACTTCGAGCAGCTCGTCACCGCCGCGCCGATCGTCGTGCGGCTGTTCACGATCGCCCCGGATGCGTCGTTCCTGGTGACGAGCCGGGCCGTGCTGCGGGTGCGCGGCGAGCGCGTCGTCGAGGTGCCGCCGCTCGCGACGCACGACCCGGCGTCGCCCGACTCGATCGCGCGAGCGCGCTCCTCCCCCGCCGTCGAGCTGCTCGTCGAGCGCGCGCACGCGGTGAAGCCCGACTTCGAGGTCACCGCCGCGAACGTGGAGGCGATCGTGGGCATCTGCCGCGTGCTCGAGGGCATCCCGCTCGCGATCGAGCTCGCGGCTGCGCGCATGCGGGTGCTCACGCCTGCCGGCATCCTGCAGCGGCTCGACCACCAGCTGCCGCTGCTCGTCGACGCGTCACGCGACCTCCCGCCGCGGCAGCGCACGCTCCGCTCCACGATCGAGTGGTCGACCGGCCTGCTGACCGAACCGGAGCGGCGCGTGCTGCGCGACCTGTCGGTCTTCTCGCCCGGCTTCACGCTCGAGTCGATCGAGGCGCTCGGTGAGGCGCGCGGCTGGGACGCCGACGTCATGGTCGTGCTCGAGACGCTCGTCGACAGCTCGCTGCTGCGGCAGGAGGACATGGGCGGCGAGCCGGTGTTCTCGATGCTCGCGACGGTGCGGGAGCACGGCGTCGAGCGACTGCGCGAGGCCGGCGACGAGCAGGCCGCTCGCGACGCGCACGCCGCCGTCTACCTCGAGCTCGCGCGGCGCGAGGGGCGCGGGCTCGGCTTCAGCCAGCAGGTCGGCGCGGTCGCGCGCCTCAACCTCGAGCGCGGCAACCTCCGCACGGCGGTGCGGCACCTCACGAGCGGCGGCGACGTCGAGACCGCCGCCGACATGGCGTGGCGACTGTTCCTCTACTGGTGGGTCGGCGAGTTCCTCATCGAGGTCGCGATGTGGATGGACGAGGTGGTGGCGAGCCCGCCCGGCGCCGTCTCGCCGCGCGCGACCGCGATCGCCACCTTCTACGTGTCGTGGCGCGACATGTGGCTCGCGCCCTCGCACGAGATCCCGACGGCGCTGCTCGGCGCCGCGCAGGCCTTCGCCGACAGCGGCGACGAGCTCGGCGCCACCATGGCGGTCGCCACCGCCGGGCTCGCCGAGATCAACACGGCCGACCCCGACATCCCGCAGGCCTCGGCATGGCTGCAGGACGGCGCGCGCCGGTTCCGCGAGCTCGGCGCGGGCTGGGGCGAGTCGCTCGCGCTCGTCGCGCTCGGGCGCATCTCGGTGCTCACCGGCGACCTCGAGGCCGCGACCGCCGACTTCCGGCGAGCGGTGGAGGCCGCGGTCGGCAGCGGCGACCGGTTCACCGCGAGCGTCGCCACGCATCACCTCGGACGGGCCCTGCTGCTGACCGGGGCGCGCGACGACGCCGAGCCGCTGTTCCTCGACGCCGTCGCGACCTCCGTCGGACTGCGGCACGAGGAGGGCATCGCCTACGGCCTCGAGGGGCTCGCGGCCGTGGCCGCAGCGCGCGACGACGTCGATCGGGCAGGCGTGCTCGCCGGCGCGGCCGCCGCCATCCGTGCTCGCACCGCCGTCTTCGACGCGCCCGCCTTCGTCTTCCACACCCGCTACCTCGACGAGCTCGCCGAACGGGGGCACGCCGAGCGCCTGCGCGCCGCCGAGCAGCGCGGGCGCGACTACGGCGCGTTCGAGGCGGCCGAGTACGCGCTCACCGGCGGCGCCGCGGCCGGATCCTGA